In Exiguobacterium sibiricum 7-3, a genomic segment contains:
- a CDS encoding methionine gamma-lyase family protein, which yields MFTELTHYETIRPFVERAEEKIAPGIRKAQQVAEQNQFRVLNAFREHKVSDFHFMPSTGYGYNDEGRDNLERIYASVFGAEAGLCRAQIISGTHAIGIALFGLLLPGDELLYITGKPYDTLEEIVGIRGDGRGSLKELGVTYDVVEMKQAETIDLEAVLDRITDKTKVVGIQRSKGYATRRSLPVAEIGQAIEAIKAQYPHVIVFVDNCYGEFVEPIEPTHVGADLMAGSLIKNPGGGLAKTGGYLVGRRDLIERASFRMTTPGIGAEAGPSLYSLQDMYQGFFMAPHTVSQALMGAMFTSSMMEQFGFDTAPHYAAERTDLIQSVSFHAPEPMIAFCQAIQAASPVNAQALPIPDYMPGYADDVIMAAGTFIQGSSIELSADGPIRAPYTAYVQGGLTYSHVKIAIVSAVNQLMDQQLIQPQQV from the coding sequence ATGTTTACAGAGTTAACGCATTATGAAACAATTCGTCCGTTCGTCGAGCGGGCGGAAGAAAAAATCGCACCAGGCATTCGCAAGGCACAACAAGTCGCGGAACAGAACCAGTTCCGTGTCCTGAATGCCTTCCGGGAACATAAAGTGAGTGATTTTCACTTCATGCCGTCGACCGGTTACGGCTACAACGACGAAGGACGCGATAACCTTGAACGGATTTATGCATCGGTCTTCGGAGCGGAAGCCGGACTGTGCCGGGCACAAATCATCAGCGGGACTCACGCAATCGGCATCGCCTTGTTCGGTTTGTTGCTGCCGGGGGATGAACTGCTGTATATCACCGGTAAACCGTACGATACGTTAGAAGAAATCGTCGGCATCCGCGGTGACGGCCGCGGCTCGTTAAAAGAACTCGGTGTCACGTATGACGTCGTCGAGATGAAACAGGCAGAGACGATTGATCTTGAGGCGGTTCTCGACCGGATCACGGACAAGACGAAGGTCGTCGGGATTCAGCGTTCCAAAGGGTATGCGACGCGCCGGAGTTTACCGGTCGCGGAAATCGGTCAAGCAATTGAAGCAATCAAGGCGCAATATCCGCACGTGATTGTTTTCGTCGACAACTGTTACGGTGAATTTGTCGAACCGATCGAACCGACCCATGTCGGTGCCGATTTGATGGCGGGTTCACTGATCAAAAATCCGGGTGGCGGTCTCGCGAAGACGGGCGGCTATCTCGTCGGACGCCGTGATTTGATTGAACGCGCGTCGTTCCGGATGACGACACCGGGAATCGGGGCCGAGGCCGGTCCGTCACTGTATTCGCTGCAGGACATGTATCAAGGGTTCTTCATGGCTCCGCATACGGTCAGCCAGGCGCTGATGGGGGCGATGTTCACATCGAGCATGATGGAACAGTTCGGATTTGATACGGCACCGCATTATGCAGCGGAACGGACGGATTTAATCCAGTCGGTGTCTTTCCATGCCCCGGAACCGATGATTGCCTTTTGTCAGGCAATCCAAGCGGCGTCTCCAGTCAATGCGCAAGCATTGCCGATTCCGGACTATATGCCGGGTTATGCGGACGATGTCATCATGGCTGCCGGAACGTTCATTCAAGGGTCATCGATCGAATTATCGGCAGACGGTCCGATTCGGGCGCCATATACGGCATATGTCCAAGGCGGACTGACTTACAGTCACGTCAAAATTGCGATTGTCTCGGCCGTCAATCAACTGATGGATCAACAATTGATTCAGCCGCAACAGGTTTAA